A DNA window from Coffea arabica cultivar ET-39 chromosome 6c, Coffea Arabica ET-39 HiFi, whole genome shotgun sequence contains the following coding sequences:
- the LOC113735789 gene encoding uncharacterized protein, with protein METRQRRTRGRGREPRQVQDQGEEQGSVANQNQEPRGDGGDQVATAINRMTDLLARLVDQQGQVPGNQQRDLEVGEDRALERFQKFAPPKFLGGPEPEVAENWFERMEDIFAALHYSEERQVTFAVFQLEGAARSWWNVVRAKWEREQTPRTWLNFTREFNEKFLPPLIQEKREDEFIKLRQGTSSVAEYETQFTRLSKFAPELVVSEQKRIRRFIQGLNVEIQKDLAAAQIDTFKDALEKAQRVEQARSQVRTFQAKRRGASSSTPSRGDQNVPPPKFGRGAGGGRITGIPRGGTSSRGAQSGRGQGQQKTGSQGVPAPTTRVSCGYCGKPNHTEDNCWKKLKKCLVCGSSEHQIATCPVKNCDGNGGTQSEKSNPKQPTASASRPKTSARVFALDHRRVPDSSEVVEGTIPIFHRLAKLLIDPGATHSFVNPTFMCGIAVNPVKLPYDLEVKTPTGNQSLITNMVYKNCEIWVGERKLVGDLISLDLKGYDVIIGMDLLARYNAQLNCKTKVVEFSIPG; from the coding sequence ATGGAGACTAGACAAAGGCGTACTCGGGGCCGTGGACGAGAACCCAGGCAAGTCCAAGATCAAGGGGAGGAACAAGGTTCGGTGGCGAATCAAAACCAGGAACCCCGAGGTGATGGAGGGGACCAAGTAGCAACAGCTATTAATCGAATGACTGATTTGTTGGCCCGCTTGGTTGACCAGCAGGGTCAAGTACCTGGTAACCAACAAAGGGACCTCGAAGTAGGCGAGGATAGGGCCTTGGAgcggtttcaaaagtttgctcctccaaaatttcttggaggacctGAACCTGAAGTTGCAGAGAATTGGTTCGAGCGAATGGAGGATATATTCGCTGCGTTGCATTACTCTGAAGAGAGGCAAGTTACCTTCGCTGTCTTCCAGCTGGAAGgcgcggcccgttcctggtggaacgtagtaagggccaagtgggaaagggaGCAAACCCCACGTACCTGGTTAAACTTCACGAGGGAATTCAATGAGAAATTCCTTCCACCCTTAATTCAggagaaaagggaggatgaGTTCATTAAACTGCGCCAAGGCACTTCAAGTGTGGCAGAGTATGAAACGCAGTTCACCCGACTTTCCAAGTTTGCCCCAGAATTAGTGGTAAGTGAGCAAAAGCGTATAAGGCGGTTTATACAAGGCTTGAATGTAGAAATCCAAAAGGATTTAGCTGCCGCTCAAATTGACACCTTTAAGGATGCGCTTGAAAAGGCTCAACGTGTGGAGCAGGCCCGATCTCAAGTTCGGACCTTTCAGGCTAAGAGACGTGGTGCGTCCAGTAGTACTCCTAGCCgaggtgatcagaatgtgccaCCTCCGAAGTTTGGAAGAGGTGCGGGTGGAGGTCGAATTACAGGGATACCGAGAGGAGGAACTTCATCTAGAGGAGCTCAAAGTGGAAGGGGACAGGGACAACAGAAGACTGGCTCCCAAGGAGTTCCCGCACCCACCACACGTGTAAgctgtggatattgtggtaaGCCAAATCATACcgaagacaattgctggaaaaagTTGAAAAAGTGCCTTGTTTGTGGAAGTTCTGAACACCAGATTGCCACTTGCCCTGTTAAGAATTGTGACGGGAACGGGGGTACTCAGTCGGAAAAGTCAAACCCTAAGCAACCTACAGCCAGTGCTAGTCGACCCAAAACCTCTGCTAGGGTTTTTGCTTTGGACCACCGGCGAGTTCCGGATTCCTCGGAagtagtggaaggtacgatccctatattCCACCGCTTAGCTAAACTTTTGATTGACCCTGGGGCAACCCATTCTTTTGTGAATCCTACCTTTATGTGTGGTATTGCTGTGAATCCTGTTAAGTTGCCATATGATTTAGAAGTGAAAACACCCACTGGGAATCAAAGCCTGATTACCAATATGGTctataaaaattgtgagatttgggtAGGAGAACGGAAGTTAGTGGGTGACTTGATAAGTTTAGACCTTAAGGGATACGATGTAATTATAGGCATGGATTTGCTAGCCCGTTATAACGCCCAATTGAACTGTAAAACAAAGGTGGTAGAATTCTCGATACCCGGATAG